A part of Pectinatus sottacetonis genomic DNA contains:
- a CDS encoding VIT1/CCC1 transporter family protein yields MNLSKENFKRILKFQKAEITASILYKKVAVMTKNTKNKQVLLEISQAEYEHYKTWRQFTQQETKPDWFTIYLYTALFFVLGQTFIIKYLEKGEEFTQQELKSISAQVPIAETIMQQEEKHEDKLIAMIDEERVKYVGAVVLGLNDALVELTGTIAGITFAMMNTKLVALAAIITGGAATLSMAASNYLAQRADRSEDAIKSSVYTGVAYLITVILLVLPYLCLPDQYYTAAFAIMIILVVLIIYSFNFYIAVVQSTPFWPRFIEMSVISLGVAVLSFLIGIAAKYFLGINM; encoded by the coding sequence ATGAATTTATCAAAAGAAAATTTTAAACGTATTTTAAAGTTCCAAAAAGCAGAAATTACGGCAAGTATTTTGTATAAAAAAGTTGCCGTAATGACAAAAAATACAAAAAATAAACAGGTTTTGCTGGAAATATCCCAAGCGGAATATGAACATTATAAAACATGGCGGCAGTTTACGCAGCAGGAAACAAAGCCAGATTGGTTTACCATTTATTTATATACAGCATTGTTTTTTGTTTTGGGGCAGACTTTTATCATAAAATATTTGGAAAAGGGGGAAGAGTTTACACAGCAGGAATTAAAAAGTATTAGCGCCCAGGTACCAATTGCGGAAACAATAATGCAGCAGGAAGAAAAGCATGAAGATAAATTAATCGCGATGATTGATGAGGAACGAGTTAAGTATGTAGGTGCGGTTGTATTGGGCTTGAATGATGCTTTAGTGGAATTAACAGGAACGATTGCTGGTATCACATTTGCTATGATGAATACAAAGTTGGTGGCACTGGCAGCAATCATTACCGGAGGAGCAGCTACATTATCTATGGCAGCTTCAAATTATTTGGCACAACGGGCTGATAGAAGTGAAGACGCAATTAAATCGAGTGTATATACTGGCGTGGCGTATTTAATAACTGTCATATTATTGGTTTTGCCTTATTTATGTTTGCCGGACCAATATTATACGGCAGCTTTTGCAATAATGATTATTTTAGTTGTGCTGATAATATATTCATTTAACTTTTATATAGCGGTAGTACAGTCTACACCTTTCTGGCCAAGATTTATAGAAATGTCAGTGATAAGCTTAGGTGTTGCTGTCTTATCATTTTTAATAGGTATAGCCGCAAAGTATTTTTTGGGGATAAATATGTAG
- a CDS encoding zinc-ribbon domain-containing protein — MYCPNCGSKNNDNARFCYKCGQLLSGTAFKRNIKEPSEKLFTFKRLIIAILIVFVLLSIGLFFRNGDKPQLQAVKNNIIEQKKEDNNPQKNIKLSYSSFNKLEIGMNYQNVVKIIGSKGKLTKQKKEHDSDVKTYEWQNKTTHLTCSFQNEKLVAKSMESSSNGFSKSDEKNFLHDGLQPFPGNLPDNAAVKI, encoded by the coding sequence ATGTATTGTCCAAATTGCGGCAGCAAAAATAATGATAATGCTAGATTCTGCTATAAATGCGGGCAGTTGCTTAGCGGCACTGCTTTTAAGAGAAATATTAAAGAGCCGTCTGAAAAATTATTTACATTTAAACGTCTGATTATAGCAATATTGATAGTTTTTGTTTTGTTGTCAATAGGATTATTTTTTAGAAATGGTGATAAACCACAGTTACAGGCAGTAAAAAATAATATAATTGAACAGAAAAAAGAGGATAATAATCCACAAAAGAACATAAAACTTAGTTATAGTTCCTTCAATAAACTGGAAATAGGCATGAATTATCAGAATGTAGTTAAAATCATCGGCAGTAAGGGTAAATTAACTAAACAAAAAAAAGAACATGACAGTGATGTGAAGACTTATGAATGGCAGAATAAAACCACTCATCTGACATGTTCTTTTCAAAATGAAAAATTAGTAGCTAAATCAATGGAAAGTTCATCAAATGGTTTTTCAAAATCAGATGAAAAAAATTTCCTACATGATGGTTTACAGCCGTTTCCGGGTAATTTACCAGACAATGCTGCAGTAAAAATTTGA
- a CDS encoding fructose bisphosphate aldolase — MNQDQLQRICKDTAFIAALDQSGGSTPKALAAYGVKENEYNGNDEMFAKVHEMRTRIIKSPAFNSKYILGAILFENTMDRTIDGDLTADYLWNKKRIVPFLKVDKGLAELADGVQVMKSIPQLDDLLKRALKRNIFGTKMRSVIKEFNPVGIKKIVKQQFEIGKQIAAAGLVPILEPEVDINSKNRAESERVLKEEILKELALLPKDTKIMIKLSIPEVDNFYSDLINDQPNVIRVVALSGGFSQEVADEKLARNKGLIASFSRALAQGLSAHQSDKEFNSTLAASIKKIYAASIT; from the coding sequence ATGAATCAAGATCAATTACAAAGAATTTGTAAAGATACGGCTTTTATTGCTGCATTAGATCAAAGTGGCGGCAGTACACCAAAAGCATTAGCGGCTTACGGTGTAAAAGAAAATGAATATAATGGCAATGATGAAATGTTTGCCAAAGTCCACGAAATGAGAACGCGGATCATCAAGAGTCCTGCTTTCAACTCTAAGTATATTTTAGGTGCTATATTATTTGAAAATACAATGGATCGAACTATTGACGGAGATCTTACCGCTGATTATTTATGGAATAAAAAACGGATAGTTCCCTTTTTAAAAGTTGATAAGGGACTTGCTGAACTAGCTGATGGCGTGCAGGTCATGAAATCTATTCCCCAGTTAGATGATTTGTTAAAACGCGCTTTAAAGCGCAATATTTTCGGAACAAAAATGCGTTCTGTCATAAAGGAATTTAATCCTGTCGGCATAAAGAAAATTGTTAAACAGCAGTTCGAAATAGGCAAACAAATTGCTGCTGCAGGTCTTGTTCCTATTCTTGAACCAGAAGTGGACATCAACAGCAAAAACAGAGCTGAATCAGAAAGAGTTTTGAAAGAAGAAATACTTAAGGAATTAGCTTTGCTGCCAAAAGATACAAAAATAATGATAAAATTATCTATTCCTGAAGTAGACAATTTCTATAGTGATTTAATAAATGACCAGCCTAATGTTATTCGTGTAGTAGCTCTTTCCGGCGGATTCAGTCAGGAAGTTGCCGATGAAAAACTTGCCCGCAACAAAGGACTTATAGCTAGTTTTTCTCGTGCCCTTGCCCAAGGACTATCCGCACATCAAAGTGATAAAGAATTTAATTCCACACTTGCAGCCAGTATTAAAAAAATTTATGCGGCTTCTATTACCTGA
- a CDS encoding CBS domain-containing protein, producing the protein MKITFFLLPKDKVIYLRSDSTLRQAMEKMKYHRYTAVPLINKKGKYAGTLTEGDILWTLTDKKISIEDKDLEHINLKTIHKHIKNKAVHIDAEIEDLIGLTMNQNFVPVVDDRNIFIGIIRRREIISYFARKYYSHKQPSAFATG; encoded by the coding sequence ATGAAAATAACCTTTTTTTTACTTCCCAAAGATAAAGTAATTTATTTACGCTCTGATTCCACACTTCGTCAGGCTATGGAAAAAATGAAATACCACAGATATACTGCTGTTCCCTTAATAAATAAAAAAGGGAAATATGCAGGAACACTTACAGAAGGCGATATTCTATGGACTCTAACAGATAAAAAAATCAGCATTGAAGATAAAGATTTAGAACACATAAATTTAAAAACAATCCACAAACACATAAAAAATAAGGCCGTCCATATTGATGCAGAAATTGAAGATTTAATTGGTCTAACAATGAATCAGAATTTTGTTCCTGTTGTCGATGATCGTAATATATTTATCGGCATAATAAGGCGACGGGAAATTATCAGTTATTTTGCTCGCAAATATTATTCCCACAAACAACCATCTGCATTTGCTACCGGGTAA
- the dusB gene encoding tRNA dihydrouridine synthase DusB → MFIGNLKIDIPVFLAPMAGVTDTAYRILARRMGCGLVYSEMVSDKGIHFRNKHTLLMLQTEKKERPLAMQLFGDTPESISEAAKYIEDLGCADIIDINMGCPAPKIVKNHAGAALMLDPERAFAIMHAVKKAVSLPVTVKMRKGWDDAHVNIIEMAKLAETAGIDAIAIHGRTREQFYSGQADWDIIAKVKETVTIPVIGNGDIRTCTDLKNIFTRTHCDAVMIGRAAQGNPWIFRHFSQFLKTGQETPPPTLIERKQIIIEHLDMLLKKKGNYIGPREMRKHATWYTRGLSGGAELRRLFNLAETRDDFLRILAKI, encoded by the coding sequence ATGTTCATTGGAAATTTAAAAATAGATATCCCTGTATTTTTAGCCCCTATGGCCGGCGTAACTGATACAGCTTACCGTATTCTAGCGCGGCGCATGGGTTGCGGTCTTGTTTATTCTGAAATGGTCAGTGACAAAGGTATTCATTTTAGGAATAAGCACACTTTACTAATGCTTCAAACGGAAAAAAAAGAACGTCCGCTAGCAATGCAGTTATTTGGTGACACACCAGAAAGTATCTCTGAAGCAGCCAAATATATAGAAGATCTCGGCTGTGCTGATATTATTGACATAAACATGGGCTGTCCGGCGCCGAAGATTGTCAAAAATCATGCTGGAGCGGCCCTAATGCTTGACCCTGAACGTGCTTTTGCTATAATGCATGCAGTTAAAAAGGCTGTATCCCTTCCAGTTACCGTGAAAATGCGTAAAGGCTGGGACGATGCCCATGTAAATATTATTGAAATGGCCAAATTAGCTGAAACTGCGGGAATAGATGCTATTGCCATACATGGGCGAACACGTGAGCAATTCTACAGTGGGCAGGCTGACTGGGATATAATTGCTAAAGTAAAAGAAACCGTCACCATTCCCGTCATAGGCAATGGTGATATCAGAACATGTACCGACTTAAAAAATATCTTTACCCGTACACATTGTGATGCTGTAATGATCGGACGAGCTGCTCAGGGCAATCCATGGATTTTCCGTCATTTTTCCCAATTTCTAAAAACCGGACAGGAAACTCCCCCACCAACCTTAATTGAACGAAAACAAATAATTATCGAACATCTTGACATGCTTTTAAAAAAGAAAGGCAATTATATCGGGCCACGTGAAATGCGTAAACATGCTACATGGTACACTCGTGGACTAAGTGGTGGTGCTGAATTAAGACGTCTATTCAATTTGGCAGAAACAAGAGATGATTTTCTGCGGATTCTTGCTAAAATATAA
- a CDS encoding type III pantothenate kinase — protein MLLVFDIGNSNIVLGTYEGKKLLRHWRISTDRQKTGDEYGMLINELFRFHGISMSDITDIIISSVVPPLVVPIIKMCQRYFKVKPLVVGPGIKTGIKLKYENPRDIGADRIVNVIGAYEQYGGPIIVIDIGTATTLDVVADNGDFLGGAIAPGIGISTEALFQRAAKLPRIELVTPKSVICHNTINGIQAGIILGAVGQIDGIVNRMKQEMNMNMKVVATGGLANMISRESKTINKTDHFLTLTGLRVLYERNK, from the coding sequence ATGCTGCTAGTATTTGATATTGGAAATAGTAATATCGTATTAGGAACTTATGAAGGGAAAAAACTCTTAAGACATTGGCGTATATCTACGGACAGGCAAAAAACAGGTGATGAATATGGCATGTTGATAAATGAACTGTTCCGTTTTCATGGGATCTCAATGTCTGATATTACTGATATTATAATATCTTCCGTAGTACCACCCCTTGTAGTTCCCATAATAAAAATGTGCCAGCGTTATTTCAAAGTAAAACCACTTGTCGTTGGTCCTGGTATCAAAACAGGTATAAAATTAAAATATGAAAATCCCCGCGATATTGGTGCTGATAGAATCGTAAATGTCATTGGTGCTTATGAACAATATGGCGGTCCCATAATAGTAATAGATATTGGTACAGCTACCACGCTGGATGTAGTCGCCGATAATGGTGATTTTCTGGGCGGTGCCATTGCCCCTGGAATTGGTATTTCTACTGAAGCATTATTCCAGCGTGCTGCAAAACTGCCCCGAATTGAACTTGTCACCCCTAAATCAGTAATATGTCATAATACTATAAATGGTATTCAGGCAGGCATAATTTTAGGTGCAGTAGGACAAATCGACGGCATTGTAAACCGTATGAAACAGGAAATGAACATGAATATGAAAGTCGTTGCCACCGGTGGTCTGGCCAATATGATCTCTCGTGAATCGAAAACGATAAATAAGACTGACCACTTTTTAACTCTAACCGGACTGCGAGTATTATATGAACGAAATAAATAA
- a CDS encoding biotin--[acetyl-CoA-carboxylase] ligase: MRSEILTILHKAKGKYVSGTYLANKLSVSRTAIWKHICILKNDGYNIDSKSKNGYRIIDSPDLLTPGEINAVLTTKTFGRTIKYYKKIDSTNNEAKKIALDEKAPEGTIVISESQGDGRGRLSRGWYSPAQKGIWFSIILRPDFLPQEAPKCTLMAAVAIAKAIYTITGLKVGIKWPNDILYDGKKLVGILTEMNAEMDRINYIVIGMGINVNILSQDMPEEVKDIATSLMQITGKKISRLALLQQLLVELENLYTTIKKHGFSPIIQDWKKYSITLGKNIKVISVNETFYGKAVDIDNFGALLVDTGEKIERVLAGDVSIRPAK; encoded by the coding sequence ATGCGTTCAGAAATTTTAACAATTTTGCATAAGGCAAAAGGGAAATATGTCTCCGGCACATATCTAGCGAATAAGCTATCTGTGTCACGTACTGCCATATGGAAACATATTTGTATTTTAAAAAATGACGGTTATAATATTGACAGTAAATCAAAAAACGGCTACCGAATCATTGATTCCCCTGATTTATTAACTCCAGGAGAAATAAATGCTGTCCTTACTACAAAGACTTTTGGTCGTACAATAAAATACTATAAAAAAATTGACTCAACAAATAATGAAGCAAAAAAAATAGCTCTTGATGAAAAAGCTCCCGAAGGCACCATAGTTATCAGTGAATCTCAAGGTGACGGCCGTGGCCGTTTATCACGCGGCTGGTATTCCCCAGCCCAAAAAGGCATATGGTTTTCCATTATTTTACGGCCGGATTTTCTCCCACAGGAAGCACCAAAATGCACTCTGATGGCTGCTGTAGCCATTGCCAAAGCTATTTATACTATAACTGGTTTAAAAGTAGGCATAAAATGGCCAAATGATATTCTTTATGATGGAAAAAAGCTTGTAGGTATTTTAACAGAAATGAATGCTGAAATGGATAGAATAAACTATATCGTTATCGGTATGGGAATAAATGTAAATATTCTTTCACAGGATATGCCTGAAGAAGTAAAAGATATTGCAACTTCACTCATGCAGATAACCGGTAAAAAAATTTCTCGCCTCGCTCTTTTACAGCAGTTATTAGTTGAATTAGAAAATTTGTATACGACAATAAAAAAACATGGTTTTTCTCCCATTATACAGGATTGGAAAAAATATTCCATAACATTAGGAAAAAATATCAAAGTAATTAGTGTCAACGAAACCTTTTATGGCAAGGCTGTAGACATTGACAATTTTGGTGCATTATTAGTTGATACAGGTGAAAAAATTGAACGAGTATTAGCTGGTGATGTTTCTATTCGACCCGCAAAATAA
- a CDS encoding polysaccharide deacetylase family protein — protein sequence MIKKMSLIVLLCLIPVVLSSPHAISKNNDLNNNTGQEGVIVLNYHKIDNKNISLSVLPADFDRQMNYLKNNNYHVITPDELYDHLEYGKKLPMNPVLITFDDGYEDNYKNAYPILKKYGFTAMIFVITDFVSKYPNYLTWQQCEELKQNGIYIESHTVNHKSLTELTSEQIKNELVESKKVLDRRLKQNTVYFAYPTGTYNLYIAKMLKDAGYHAAFTIKYGTVTDASNVFALERIPIFHTSNTFRSFYRRLHYLPFFEKLGWIKN from the coding sequence TTGATCAAAAAAATGAGTTTGATTGTTCTTTTATGTCTAATACCTGTGGTTTTATCAAGTCCTCATGCCATTTCCAAAAATAATGATTTAAATAATAATACCGGACAGGAAGGAGTTATTGTTTTAAATTATCATAAAATAGATAATAAAAATATTTCTTTATCAGTTCTGCCAGCAGATTTTGACAGACAAATGAACTATTTAAAAAACAATAATTATCATGTGATTACACCGGATGAACTTTATGACCATTTGGAATATGGTAAAAAATTACCAATGAATCCTGTACTTATAACTTTCGATGATGGATATGAGGACAATTATAAAAATGCCTATCCTATTCTAAAAAAGTATGGATTTACGGCAATGATTTTTGTTATAACTGATTTTGTCAGTAAGTATCCTAATTATCTTACATGGCAGCAATGTGAAGAATTAAAGCAAAATGGAATATATATAGAATCACATACGGTAAATCATAAATCCTTGACAGAGCTGACCAGTGAACAAATAAAAAATGAACTTGTTGAATCAAAAAAAGTTCTTGACAGAAGGCTTAAACAAAATACAGTTTATTTTGCTTATCCGACGGGGACATACAATCTTTATATAGCAAAAATGCTGAAGGATGCAGGCTATCATGCTGCTTTTACCATAAAATACGGGACTGTTACTGATGCGAGTAATGTTTTTGCTTTGGAAAGAATACCGATCTTTCATACTTCTAATACTTTTCGATCTTTTTATAGACGATTGCATTATCTTCCTTTTTTTGAAAAATTAGGTTGGATCAAGAATTAA
- a CDS encoding thiamine phosphate synthase, whose translation MNIRKNLNISAYLVIGPENTKNRPVQNIIAAAVSAGFTCIQIRSKTASARELIAITAQAAAVIAAAHKQNNISLLVDDRLDVVLAAREAGTKVDGIHVGQTDIPVSVCRKYLGENSIIGLSAKTDELFSYVKTADVSQIDYFGAGPLHKTPTKLDCGLDKHGQIITRSFADIAKLVEISPIPVVVGGGVKINDIPQLAQTKAAGFFVVSAVTHAADPRQAAFSLVKTWHDNI comes from the coding sequence ATGAATATAAGAAAGAATTTAAATATTTCTGCTTATCTGGTAATAGGTCCCGAAAACACCAAAAATCGGCCTGTTCAAAATATCATAGCAGCTGCTGTCAGTGCCGGTTTTACTTGTATTCAAATACGTTCCAAGACAGCATCAGCCCGTGAACTTATTGCAATAACCGCCCAAGCCGCTGCTGTTATTGCTGCTGCCCATAAGCAAAATAACATTTCTCTTCTCGTAGATGATCGGCTTGATGTTGTCCTGGCCGCACGAGAAGCCGGTACCAAAGTTGATGGCATCCATGTTGGACAAACAGATATTCCTGTTTCTGTCTGCCGAAAATATCTGGGAGAAAACTCTATAATAGGCTTATCTGCTAAAACAGATGAATTATTTTCTTATGTAAAAACAGCTGATGTAAGCCAAATTGACTATTTTGGCGCAGGACCACTGCACAAAACCCCTACTAAACTAGATTGCGGTTTAGATAAACACGGACAAATAATCACAAGAAGTTTTGCTGATATTGCCAAGCTAGTCGAAATAAGTCCTATTCCCGTTGTTGTTGGCGGCGGCGTAAAAATAAATGATATTCCTCAACTTGCCCAGACAAAGGCCGCCGGATTCTTTGTCGTATCAGCAGTAACACATGCTGCAGATCCACGTCAAGCCGCTTTCAGCTTAGTTAAAACATGGCATGACAATATATAA
- a CDS encoding thiamine-binding protein, with product MNTLIAVAIAPCGVGDELSSDVAKVVKVIRNSGLPNRTNSMFTEIEGEWDEVMQVVKEATFILAEKGIRTEVVLKADIRPGFKNMMQEKPAKVNHILGAQK from the coding sequence ATGAATACATTAATTGCTGTTGCCATAGCTCCCTGTGGTGTGGGAGATGAACTATCATCAGATGTTGCCAAAGTAGTAAAAGTCATTCGCAATTCCGGTCTTCCCAATCGTACTAACTCCATGTTTACCGAAATCGAAGGCGAATGGGATGAAGTCATGCAAGTAGTTAAAGAAGCTACATTTATATTAGCTGAAAAAGGAATACGCACCGAAGTAGTTTTAAAAGCAGATATACGCCCTGGTTTTAAAAATATGATGCAGGAAAAACCAGCAAAAGTAAATCATATCTTAGGAGCACAAAAATGA
- the thiM gene encoding hydroxyethylthiazole kinase, with product MISQENIQKEIIHAVNTVKKENPMVASITNTVTINFVANAQLAVGGSAAMIYLPDEAETLAKAGNAMYINFGTLLPIYEESIPRTAKILYDSHKSWVLDPVGIGAGSLRKKLLKLLKGYRPSIIRGNASEIIALANLWELPSGRTHSGIRGVDSTDKVISARQSAISLAKWTNGTVAVSGETDLITNGREIIFSYGGSHFLKMITGSGCSLGGVAAIYATVTSPFIAALTAVSIYNLAGKRAEKIVHGPGHFQAQFLDELYKATAEDIAANLFTIEEI from the coding sequence TTGATTTCCCAAGAAAATATACAAAAAGAAATTATTCACGCAGTAAATACTGTAAAGAAAGAAAATCCAATGGTAGCTTCTATAACAAATACTGTCACCATAAATTTTGTAGCTAATGCCCAGCTTGCCGTTGGCGGCTCAGCAGCTATGATTTATTTACCAGATGAGGCTGAGACTTTAGCCAAAGCTGGTAATGCCATGTATATCAATTTTGGCACATTGCTACCGATTTATGAAGAATCAATTCCCCGAACTGCAAAAATCTTATACGATTCCCATAAATCATGGGTATTAGATCCTGTAGGTATAGGTGCGGGCAGCCTAAGAAAAAAACTTCTTAAACTATTAAAAGGCTATAGACCCAGCATAATCCGCGGCAATGCTTCAGAAATTATTGCCTTGGCTAACCTATGGGAACTACCAAGTGGCAGAACACATTCAGGCATACGTGGAGTAGATTCCACAGATAAAGTAATTTCTGCCAGACAATCAGCAATTTCCTTGGCAAAATGGACCAATGGTACTGTAGCTGTATCAGGTGAAACAGATTTAATAACAAATGGCCGAGAAATCATTTTTTCTTACGGCGGTTCCCATTTCTTAAAAATGATTACTGGTTCAGGCTGTTCTTTAGGCGGTGTTGCTGCTATATATGCGACCGTCACTAGTCCATTCATTGCTGCGCTTACCGCTGTATCAATATATAATTTAGCTGGAAAACGCGCTGAAAAGATCGTACATGGTCCAGGACATTTTCAGGCTCAATTTCTTGATGAATTATATAAAGCCACTGCTGAAGATATAGCTGCCAATTTATTTACTATAGAGGAGATATAA
- a CDS encoding sigma 54-interacting transcriptional regulator, whose product MIRQNRNRNKLATYYNMFTETGIIDPNVHPWIAESWKKSRELNISIKKFNDLKSLDKDSLKLLQKRHRAAIEYMQDFTDGIKDFLQEYDLCLLLLDSECTVLKNYSSPYNRLLSKKIEGVSLKLENVGTFSANIAAKYKSLFWAFGPEIWLKAHHDCDSGAAPVSVCGETGYIITILSRDYDKLPQDATISLLMSMKTAMEIHLKQKMSLQAQEAILDATPFAVYHILKNGDVAYANKLGISRLAGIGAIDKDKTLNLNEVVLNYKHTPIYKGFSGAACTNQEVTWTTQVKTYEDITTVVPIKDELDNEINSVVTVTMPIEDLRMLVAHAAGYTAKYSLDTIVGISPACKLMKERALRAAKKNNHILLQGEPGTGKQRLAHGIHMAGARSNGPLISLNCGDVPPELLEQELFGAKTGKEVSHPGKLELASGGTLLMDEIEKLPISIAEKLAEALHDKKIYRIGEEIERSINVRIIASSDGNLRRLCEKDLFDKKLFEIVSRSIIHLPPLRSRREDISLLSKSILNELTTQHKISPKQLDNAALKILSEYDWPGNIKQLQGVIENAVLNTQGNIIKAENINLMGNIKPSSKWKEDKDIFVRAWQSAGGNVSRLANLLGVSRVTLYRYIKKYGVEK is encoded by the coding sequence ATGATTAGACAAAATCGCAATAGAAATAAATTAGCGACTTATTATAATATGTTTACAGAAACAGGAATAATTGATCCTAATGTTCATCCGTGGATTGCTGAATCGTGGAAAAAAAGTCGGGAACTTAACATATCAATTAAAAAATTCAATGATTTAAAAAGCCTTGATAAAGATTCTTTAAAATTATTACAAAAACGCCATCGTGCCGCCATAGAATATATGCAGGATTTTACTGATGGTATTAAAGATTTTCTTCAGGAATATGATCTATGTTTACTGCTGCTAGATAGTGAATGTACTGTTCTAAAAAATTATTCCTCCCCTTATAATCGCTTGCTTTCAAAAAAAATTGAGGGCGTAAGTCTCAAACTTGAAAATGTAGGCACCTTCAGCGCCAATATAGCTGCCAAATACAAAAGTTTATTCTGGGCTTTTGGGCCAGAAATATGGCTAAAGGCCCATCACGACTGTGACTCAGGAGCTGCTCCTGTATCTGTCTGCGGTGAAACCGGATATATTATAACCATTTTAAGCAGGGACTATGACAAGCTGCCCCAAGATGCAACTATTTCACTTCTCATGTCAATGAAAACAGCTATGGAGATTCACTTAAAACAAAAAATGTCGCTTCAGGCACAGGAAGCTATACTTGATGCGACTCCTTTTGCTGTATATCACATCTTAAAAAATGGTGATGTTGCTTACGCCAATAAGCTTGGCATAAGTCGTCTTGCCGGTATAGGCGCTATTGATAAAGATAAAACCCTCAATCTTAATGAAGTCGTATTAAACTATAAACACACTCCTATTTACAAGGGATTCAGCGGCGCAGCCTGTACCAACCAGGAAGTTACATGGACAACACAAGTCAAGACTTATGAAGATATAACAACAGTTGTGCCAATAAAAGATGAGCTTGATAATGAAATAAACAGTGTCGTTACAGTAACAATGCCTATTGAGGATCTGCGCATGCTTGTCGCACATGCAGCCGGATATACAGCTAAATACAGTCTTGACACAATTGTCGGGATCAGTCCGGCCTGTAAACTAATGAAAGAACGTGCACTACGAGCAGCAAAAAAGAATAATCATATTTTACTACAAGGAGAACCAGGTACCGGTAAACAACGGCTAGCTCATGGAATCCATATGGCCGGAGCCAGATCTAATGGTCCTCTTATTTCCCTCAACTGTGGTGATGTTCCGCCAGAACTTTTGGAGCAAGAATTATTCGGTGCAAAAACAGGAAAAGAAGTAAGTCATCCTGGTAAACTAGAATTAGCCAGTGGTGGTACTCTGCTTATGGATGAAATAGAAAAACTGCCCATTTCAATAGCAGAAAAATTAGCAGAAGCTCTGCATGATAAAAAAATATATCGCATAGGTGAAGAAATTGAAAGAAGTATCAATGTAAGAATCATCGCTTCATCAGATGGTAATTTGCGCCGTTTATGTGAAAAAGATCTATTTGATAAAAAATTATTCGAGATCGTGTCCCGCAGTATTATCCACTTACCTCCACTCAGAAGCCGACGTGAGGATATTTCACTTCTTTCTAAAAGTATTTTAAATGAATTGACCACTCAACATAAAATATCACCAAAACAGCTGGATAATGCTGCTTTGAAAATATTATCTGAATATGATTGGCCGGGAAATATAAAACAACTGCAGGGAGTAATAGAAAATGCTGTTCTCAATACTCAGGGTAATATTATAAAGGCAGAAAATATCAATCTCATGGGCAATATAAAACCTAGCAGTAAATGGAAAGAGGATAAAGATATATTCGTAAGAGCTTGGCAATCAGCCGGGGGAAATGTCAGTCGTCTTGCCAATCTTCTCGGCGTAAGCCGTGTAACACTTTATCGCTACATAAAAAAATACGGAGTAGAAAAATAA